One Bos taurus isolate L1 Dominette 01449 registration number 42190680 breed Hereford chromosome 25, ARS-UCD2.0, whole genome shotgun sequence genomic window carries:
- the NTHL1 gene encoding endonuclease III-like protein 1 isoform X1, translating to MNAAGVRMVVTRARSRGTGASLRRRGEKAAPLRSGEAAAEERKSYSPVKRRRKAQRLSVAYEASEGEGGEGAEHLQAPSWQPQDWRQQLDNIRTMRSGKDAPVDQLGAEHCFDPSASPKVRRYQVLLSLMLSSQTKDQVTAGAMQRLRARGLTVDSILQTDDSTLGALIYPVGFWRSKVKYIKQTSAILQQRYDGDIPASVAELVALPGVGPKMAHLAMAVAWGTVSGIDTTRGGGLTEQVFRPSPRWPIRGAGAAARWMTAAAVLAALAAPSLTVQWQQWTHMCTESPTDSGGPRRQLSPQRKPEGLWRSGCPGNCGAKSTACWWASASRLACPSAHAARPASTGPCAQLHGDSEGLGPSARRHSGHCLSVPLLGSRSLFIIKLGGCL from the exons ATGAACGCGGCGGGAGTGAGGATGGTGGTGACCCGCGCCCGGAGCCGGGGGACTGGGGCCAGCCTGAGGCGGCGTGGGGAGAAGGCCGCGCCGCTCCGGAGCGGGGAGGCGGCTGCAG AAGAGAGGAAAAGCTACAGCCCCGTGAAGCGTCGGCGGAAGGCACAAAGGCTGAGCGTGGCCTACGAGGCCTCAGAAGGTGAGGGAGGCGAGGGGGCCGAGCATCTCCAGGCACCATCCTGGCAGCCTCAGGACTGGCGGCAGCAGCTGGACAACATCCGGACCATGAGGAGTGGGAAGGACGCACCCGTGGACCAGCTGGGGGCTGAGCACTGCTTTGACCCCAGCGCATCCCCTAAG GTGCGGAGGTACCAGGTGCTGCTGTCCCTGATGCTCTCCAGCCAGACCAAGGACCAGGTGACAGCGGGTGCCATGCAGCGCCTACGGGCCCGGGGCCTGACGGTGGACAGCATCCTGCAGACGGACGACAGCACGCTGGGCGCGCTCATCTATCCTGTGGGCTTCTGGAGG AGCAAGGTAAAGTACATCAAGCAGACCAGTGCAATCCTGCAGCAGCGTTACGACGGGGACATCCCAGCCTCCGTGGCAGAGCTGGTGGCGCTGCCCGGCGTCGGGCCCAAGATGGCGCACTTGGCCATGGCGGTAGCCTGGGGCACCGTGTCAGGCATTG ACACGACACGGGGAGGAGGCCTCACCGAGCAGGTGTTCCGGCCCAGCCCCCGGTGGCCGATCAGGGGAGCAGGGGCTGCGGCCAGGTGGATGACAGCTGCAGCTGTCCTGGCCGCGCTTGCCGCTCCATCCCTGACGGTGCAGTGGCAG CAGTGGACACACATGTGCACAGAATCGCCAACCGACTCAGGTGGACCAAGAAGGCAACTAAGTCCCCAGAGGAAACCCGAAGGGCTCTGGAGGAGTGGCTGCCCAG GGAACTGTGGAGCGAAATCAACGGCCTGCTGGTGGGCTTCGGCCAGCAGACTTGCCTGCCCATCCGCCCACGCTGCCAGGCCTGCCTCAACCGGGCCCTGTGCCCAGCTGCACGGGGACTCTGAGGGCCTGGGGCCCTCTGCCCGGCGCCACTCTGGCCACTGTCTGTCTGTGCCTTTGCTGGGGAGCCGTAGCCTGTTTATAATAAAGCTTGGGGGTTGTTTGTAG
- the NTHL1 gene encoding endonuclease III-like protein 1: MNAAGVRMVVTRARSRGTGASLRRRGEKAAPLRSGEAAAEERKSYSPVKRRRKAQRLSVAYEASEGEGGEGAEHLQAPSWQPQDWRQQLDNIRTMRSGKDAPVDQLGAEHCFDPSASPKVRRYQVLLSLMLSSQTKDQVTAGAMQRLRARGLTVDSILQTDDSTLGALIYPVGFWRSKVKYIKQTSAILQQRYDGDIPASVAELVALPGVGPKMAHLAMAVAWGTVSGIAVDTHVHRIANRLRWTKKATKSPEETRRALEEWLPRELWSEINGLLVGFGQQTCLPIRPRCQACLNRALCPAARGL, from the exons ATGAACGCGGCGGGAGTGAGGATGGTGGTGACCCGCGCCCGGAGCCGGGGGACTGGGGCCAGCCTGAGGCGGCGTGGGGAGAAGGCCGCGCCGCTCCGGAGCGGGGAGGCGGCTGCAG AAGAGAGGAAAAGCTACAGCCCCGTGAAGCGTCGGCGGAAGGCACAAAGGCTGAGCGTGGCCTACGAGGCCTCAGAAGGTGAGGGAGGCGAGGGGGCCGAGCATCTCCAGGCACCATCCTGGCAGCCTCAGGACTGGCGGCAGCAGCTGGACAACATCCGGACCATGAGGAGTGGGAAGGACGCACCCGTGGACCAGCTGGGGGCTGAGCACTGCTTTGACCCCAGCGCATCCCCTAAG GTGCGGAGGTACCAGGTGCTGCTGTCCCTGATGCTCTCCAGCCAGACCAAGGACCAGGTGACAGCGGGTGCCATGCAGCGCCTACGGGCCCGGGGCCTGACGGTGGACAGCATCCTGCAGACGGACGACAGCACGCTGGGCGCGCTCATCTATCCTGTGGGCTTCTGGAGG AGCAAGGTAAAGTACATCAAGCAGACCAGTGCAATCCTGCAGCAGCGTTACGACGGGGACATCCCAGCCTCCGTGGCAGAGCTGGTGGCGCTGCCCGGCGTCGGGCCCAAGATGGCGCACTTGGCCATGGCGGTAGCCTGGGGCACCGTGTCAGGCATTG CAGTGGACACACATGTGCACAGAATCGCCAACCGACTCAGGTGGACCAAGAAGGCAACTAAGTCCCCAGAGGAAACCCGAAGGGCTCTGGAGGAGTGGCTGCCCAG GGAACTGTGGAGCGAAATCAACGGCCTGCTGGTGGGCTTCGGCCAGCAGACTTGCCTGCCCATCCGCCCACGCTGCCAGGCCTGCCTCAACCGGGCCCTGTGCCCAGCTGCACGGGGACTCTGA
- the NTHL1 gene encoding endonuclease III-like protein 1 isoform X2 gives MSAGLARGGFSQTPKAPREERKSYSPVKRRRKAQRLSVAYEASEGEGGEGAEHLQAPSWQPQDWRQQLDNIRTMRSGKDAPVDQLGAEHCFDPSASPKVRRYQVLLSLMLSSQTKDQVTAGAMQRLRARGLTVDSILQTDDSTLGALIYPVGFWRSKVKYIKQTSAILQQRYDGDIPASVAELVALPGVGPKMAHLAMAVAWGTVSGIDTTRGGGLTEQVFRPSPRWPIRGAGAAARWMTAAAVLAALAAPSLTVQWQQWTHMCTESPTDSGGPRRQLSPQRKPEGLWRSGCPGNCGAKSTACWWASASRLACPSAHAARPASTGPCAQLHGDSEGLGPSARRHSGHCLSVPLLGSRSLFIIKLGGCL, from the exons ATGTCTGCAGGATTGGCCAGAGGAGGATTCTCACAGACACCCAAAGCCCCCAGGG AAGAGAGGAAAAGCTACAGCCCCGTGAAGCGTCGGCGGAAGGCACAAAGGCTGAGCGTGGCCTACGAGGCCTCAGAAGGTGAGGGAGGCGAGGGGGCCGAGCATCTCCAGGCACCATCCTGGCAGCCTCAGGACTGGCGGCAGCAGCTGGACAACATCCGGACCATGAGGAGTGGGAAGGACGCACCCGTGGACCAGCTGGGGGCTGAGCACTGCTTTGACCCCAGCGCATCCCCTAAG GTGCGGAGGTACCAGGTGCTGCTGTCCCTGATGCTCTCCAGCCAGACCAAGGACCAGGTGACAGCGGGTGCCATGCAGCGCCTACGGGCCCGGGGCCTGACGGTGGACAGCATCCTGCAGACGGACGACAGCACGCTGGGCGCGCTCATCTATCCTGTGGGCTTCTGGAGG AGCAAGGTAAAGTACATCAAGCAGACCAGTGCAATCCTGCAGCAGCGTTACGACGGGGACATCCCAGCCTCCGTGGCAGAGCTGGTGGCGCTGCCCGGCGTCGGGCCCAAGATGGCGCACTTGGCCATGGCGGTAGCCTGGGGCACCGTGTCAGGCATTG ACACGACACGGGGAGGAGGCCTCACCGAGCAGGTGTTCCGGCCCAGCCCCCGGTGGCCGATCAGGGGAGCAGGGGCTGCGGCCAGGTGGATGACAGCTGCAGCTGTCCTGGCCGCGCTTGCCGCTCCATCCCTGACGGTGCAGTGGCAG CAGTGGACACACATGTGCACAGAATCGCCAACCGACTCAGGTGGACCAAGAAGGCAACTAAGTCCCCAGAGGAAACCCGAAGGGCTCTGGAGGAGTGGCTGCCCAG GGAACTGTGGAGCGAAATCAACGGCCTGCTGGTGGGCTTCGGCCAGCAGACTTGCCTGCCCATCCGCCCACGCTGCCAGGCCTGCCTCAACCGGGCCCTGTGCCCAGCTGCACGGGGACTCTGAGGGCCTGGGGCCCTCTGCCCGGCGCCACTCTGGCCACTGTCTGTCTGTGCCTTTGCTGGGGAGCCGTAGCCTGTTTATAATAAAGCTTGGGGGTTGTTTGTAG